In Columba livia isolate bColLiv1 breed racing homer chromosome Z, bColLiv1.pat.W.v2, whole genome shotgun sequence, one DNA window encodes the following:
- the ELOVL7 gene encoding very long chain fatty acid elongase 7 has translation MAFSNLTSKAVLLYDEWIKDADPRLEGWPLMSSPFPTTFIIGTYIYFVTSLGPRLMENKKPFELRQIMAFYNFSVVALSLYMTYEFLMSGWATGYSFRCDIVDYSRSPTALRMVRTCWLYYFSKFIELLDTIFFVLRKKNNQVTFLHVFHHSIMPWTWWFGVKFAPGGLGTFHALLNCIVHVIMYTYYGICSLGPAYHKYLWWKKYMTTIQLVQFIMITAHIGQIYIMDDCPYQYPIFMFIIWLYGAMFLVLFLHFWYHAYTKGKRLPKVARNGVKKDQ, from the exons ATGGCCTTTAGCAATCTGACATCAAAAGCTGTACTACTGTATGATGAATGGATTAAAGATGCTG ATCCAAGACTGGAAGGCTGGCCACTCATGTCTTCACCTTTCCCAACAACCTTTATCATTGGAACCTACATTTATTTTGTCACTTCCTTGGGACCCAGActcatggaaaataaaaaacctttTGAACTCAGGCAGATAATGGCATTTTATAATTTTAGTGTGGTAGCCCTCTCTTTATATATGACTTACGAA TTTCTTATGTCAGGTTGGGCCACGGGGTACTCATTTCGGTGTGATATCGTTGACTACTCGAGGTCACCTACAGCTCTAAGA ATGGTGCGAACTTGTTGGCTTTACTACTTTTCCAAGTTCATTGAATTATTGGACACT atattttttgtgCTGCGTAAGAAAAACAACCAAGTTACATTCCTGcatgtctttcatcattccaTCATGCCATGGACCTGGTGGTTTGGAGTCAAATTTGCTCCAG GTGGTTTAGGAACATTTCATGCTTTGCTGAACTGTATTGTCCATGTTATCATGTACACTTATTACGGAATATGTTCTTTGGGACCAGCATATCATAAATATTTGTGGTGGAAAAAATACATGACAACTATACAACTT GTCCAGTTTATTATGATTACAGCCCATATAGGACAAATCTACATAATGGATGACTGTCCGTACCAGTATCCAATTTTCATGTTTATTATTTGGCTATATGGCGCTATGTTTTTAGTCTTGTTTCTTCACTTCTGGTACCATGCTTACACGAAGGGGAAAAGACTACCAAAGGTGGCAAGAAATGGGGTCAAGAAAGATCAGTGA